A genome region from Streptomyces antimycoticus includes the following:
- a CDS encoding sugar ABC transporter ATP-binding protein has translation MSNVLLECHAIVKVFPGVRALDGVGLRLTEGSIHALLGENGAGKSTLIKVLTGVHTPGGGHLTWCGGEVHLRSPQEATRTGIGVVHQERNLIPGFSVAENITLQNPPSHRGLIDRAAMTAPALRCLGELGLDLDPDQPVRELSVAQQQLVEIAKALYTESRVLLLDEPTASLSPQEAERLFEVVRRLKARGTCVVFVSHKLEEVFAICDTVTVLRDGRSVLESSPLADHTHDDVVGLMVGRAHSASEMRPREVDTSAAPVLSFDDVSTAAGHRDISLDVRPGEIVGLYGLVGAGRSELVKAMLGLDRVTGGEIRVHGEPVRITSPRQALHRFGIGYLTENRKEEGVFLEQPIARNITVTVWKRLAKALGFISAREEQEVAHDLVERLGIRISGLGQNAGELSGGNQQKVSLAKWLAADTRLLIVDEPTVGVDVRTKHAFHELIWELARGGLPILLISSDLAEMITLADRVAVMADHRIRGEVDNDRDYERMSGRIIRIIHARATSAVRPRAVEA, from the coding sequence ATGAGCAATGTCCTTCTCGAATGCCACGCCATCGTCAAGGTCTTTCCCGGCGTACGGGCCCTGGACGGCGTCGGACTGCGCCTGACCGAGGGGTCCATCCATGCGCTGCTCGGCGAGAACGGCGCCGGAAAGTCCACCCTCATCAAGGTCCTCACCGGGGTGCACACGCCGGGCGGCGGCCATCTCACCTGGTGCGGAGGCGAGGTCCACCTGCGCTCACCGCAGGAGGCCACCCGCACCGGCATCGGCGTGGTGCACCAGGAGCGCAATCTGATTCCGGGCTTCTCGGTGGCCGAGAACATCACGCTGCAGAACCCTCCCTCGCACCGTGGCCTGATCGACCGCGCGGCGATGACCGCCCCCGCGCTGAGGTGCCTCGGTGAGCTGGGTCTGGACCTCGACCCGGACCAGCCGGTCCGTGAACTGTCCGTGGCACAACAGCAGTTGGTGGAGATCGCGAAGGCCCTGTACACCGAGAGCCGGGTGCTGCTCCTGGACGAGCCGACCGCGTCCCTCTCCCCGCAGGAGGCGGAGCGCCTGTTCGAGGTCGTCCGGCGGCTGAAGGCCCGGGGGACGTGTGTCGTCTTCGTCAGTCATAAGCTGGAGGAGGTGTTCGCCATCTGCGACACCGTCACCGTGCTGCGCGACGGCAGGTCCGTGCTCGAGTCCTCGCCGCTCGCCGACCACACCCACGACGACGTGGTCGGACTCATGGTGGGCCGCGCCCACTCGGCCAGCGAGATGCGTCCGCGGGAGGTGGACACCTCCGCGGCGCCGGTGCTCTCGTTCGACGACGTCTCCACCGCCGCCGGGCACCGGGACATCAGCCTGGACGTCCGGCCCGGCGAAATCGTCGGTCTGTACGGACTGGTCGGCGCGGGGCGCAGCGAACTGGTCAAGGCCATGCTCGGCCTCGACCGCGTCACCGGCGGCGAGATCCGGGTGCACGGCGAGCCGGTGCGCATCACTTCTCCCCGGCAGGCCCTGCACCGCTTCGGCATCGGCTATCTGACCGAGAACCGTAAGGAGGAAGGGGTCTTCCTGGAGCAGCCCATCGCCCGGAACATCACGGTGACGGTGTGGAAGAGGCTGGCGAAGGCGCTCGGGTTCATCTCCGCGCGCGAGGAGCAGGAGGTGGCGCACGACCTCGTCGAACGTCTCGGTATCCGCATCTCCGGGCTCGGGCAGAACGCCGGTGAGCTGTCCGGTGGCAACCAGCAGAAGGTGAGCCTGGCGAAGTGGCTGGCGGCGGACACGCGGCTGCTCATCGTCGACGAGCCGACCGTCGGGGTCGATGTGCGCACCAAGCACGCCTTCCACGAACTCATCTGGGAGCTGGCCCGCGGTGGCCTGCCCATCCTGCTGATCAGCAGCGACCTCGCGGAGATGATCACGCTCGCGGACCGGGTGGCCGTGATGGCCGACCACCGGATCCGCGGTGAGGTGGACAACGACCGCGACTACGAGCGGATGAGCGGCCGGATCATCCGCATCATCCACGCCCGCGCCACCTCGGCCGTGCGCCCACGGGCGGTGGAGGCGTGA
- a CDS encoding ABC transporter permease, with translation MTTPVRPPGTDTGSTGATAPRPVHRLPFWVNQRLGLLVLVIGLGALFGVLQPAFLDERLVLFPLVRDVSTLTVVALAQMVVLSVGHMNLAVGRMAAFGALFAGFGYDRLDLPLPLGLLLCLLAGAAIGALTGWIITRTGVSSFVVTLAMDFALLGLVSLLYSALTENAAFTSKPSGLAELRSYSLADICVGPVCGSPVIPQLAQFTVLALVGLGFLYARTRIGRELLLTGANPAAAELSGIPTGRRLILAHTLSGLLAALAGFMAAVGTGTFRASIGDDFMLPSFLGSVLGGTLLTGGVVSVLGALLGTSLVGVIRKGLDLLGVGLESLNIYLGCVLLLALSADRVRTVVAHRKVVRST, from the coding sequence ATGACGACGCCCGTCCGCCCACCGGGCACCGACACCGGCTCCACCGGGGCCACGGCGCCGCGTCCGGTGCACCGGCTGCCGTTCTGGGTCAACCAGCGGCTCGGCCTGCTGGTGCTCGTCATCGGCCTCGGTGCCCTGTTCGGCGTGTTGCAGCCGGCGTTCCTCGACGAACGGCTCGTGCTGTTCCCGCTGGTGCGGGACGTCTCGACGCTGACGGTGGTGGCGCTCGCCCAGATGGTCGTCCTCTCGGTGGGGCATATGAACCTGGCCGTCGGGCGGATGGCCGCCTTCGGAGCGCTGTTCGCGGGATTCGGCTACGACCGGCTGGACCTGCCACTGCCCCTGGGCCTGCTGCTGTGCCTGCTGGCCGGGGCCGCCATCGGCGCGCTGACCGGCTGGATCATCACCCGTACCGGGGTGAGTTCGTTCGTGGTGACCCTGGCGATGGACTTCGCCCTGCTGGGACTCGTCTCCCTGCTCTACTCGGCCCTGACCGAGAACGCCGCCTTCACCAGCAAGCCGTCCGGGCTCGCGGAACTGCGCTCGTACTCGTTGGCCGACATCTGCGTCGGGCCCGTGTGCGGATCCCCGGTCATCCCGCAGCTGGCGCAGTTCACCGTCCTGGCACTGGTCGGCCTCGGTTTCCTCTACGCCCGCACCCGCATCGGCCGGGAGCTGCTGCTCACCGGGGCGAACCCCGCGGCGGCTGAGTTGTCCGGCATTCCCACCGGCCGACGCCTCATCCTGGCGCACACGCTCTCGGGGCTGCTCGCCGCGCTCGCCGGATTCATGGCCGCCGTCGGCACCGGCACGTTCCGCGCCTCCATCGGGGACGACTTCATGCTGCCGTCCTTCCTCGGCTCGGTGCTCGGCGGCACCCTGCTCACCGGCGGCGTCGTCTCCGTACTGGGCGCTCTGCTGGGCACGTCCCTGGTCGGCGTCATCCGCAAGGGGCTCGATCTGCTCGGTGTCGGTCTCGAAAGCCTGAACATCTACCTCGGCTGTGTACTCCTGCTGGCCCTCTCGGCCGACCGGGTGCGCACCGTGGTGGCCCATCGCAAGGTGGTGCGATCCACATGA
- a CDS encoding TMEM175 family protein: MPPRFRVPAQRFALSDTARAEAFSDGVFAIALTLLVLGLTTPAHPPGGLGDALARQWPAYLGYAASFSYIAVIWLNHHRAFLRIRSMDRGLHAANLFLLFTTAALAFPTEVVATELQADAWGTDAKVAVALYAALAAAMCLSWAALYHHLRRRPELLENTIEPTYVRHGRLRSWIGALAYALAGVLGVLVTPLAALGAFVLLPIFYFTTSEGLPGSQDTSGEAAA; this comes from the coding sequence ATGCCGCCCCGTTTCCGCGTGCCCGCCCAGCGGTTCGCTCTGTCGGACACGGCTCGCGCCGAAGCGTTCAGCGACGGCGTCTTCGCGATCGCACTGACCCTCCTGGTGCTCGGCCTGACCACCCCCGCACATCCGCCCGGCGGCCTGGGAGACGCACTGGCCCGCCAGTGGCCCGCCTATCTGGGATACGCCGCGTCCTTCAGCTACATCGCGGTGATCTGGCTCAACCATCACCGGGCCTTCCTGCGGATCCGCAGCATGGACCGGGGTCTGCACGCGGCGAACCTCTTCTTGCTCTTCACCACGGCGGCGCTGGCCTTTCCCACCGAGGTTGTCGCCACCGAACTGCAGGCCGACGCCTGGGGCACGGACGCGAAGGTGGCCGTGGCGCTCTACGCGGCCCTCGCCGCCGCGATGTGTCTGAGCTGGGCGGCCCTCTACCACCACCTGCGCCGGCGCCCCGAGCTGCTGGAAAACACCATCGAGCCCACCTATGTACGCCACGGCCGCCTTCGCTCGTGGATCGGAGCGCTGGCCTACGCCCTCGCCGGAGTCCTGGGCGTCCTCGTCACACCGCTGGCCGCCCTGGGCGCGTTCGTCCTGCTCCCCATCTTCTACTTCACCACCAGCGAAGGGCTGCCAGGGAGCCAGGACACGTCCGGTGAGGCCGCCGCCTGA
- a CDS encoding ABC transporter permease: MNTIRDRGERGAAVLRRFSRSTTMTLLCVVLAGYLALGLASSGSFLEGPSVRTFLRYLATPVLIGLAQMVALCVGQLNLAVGALGGFTACLMGVLMADQGVPAGVAVAAGVLAATAIGLVTGLCIVATKINGFIVTLGTMTILQGAQYWLVGTRTVDGYSAGLKDLGRAAPLNVPLVFVTALAAAALLAAFLYRSTAGRRLLAAGGNPLAARLSGISTDRQIVLAHTLSGLLIGVAALTATASLPGVNRSVGGDWLLPSFAAPIIGGVALTGGSVAVLGTVLAAFVMRLIDAARAQFSLDPSWVNFLIGVVVLGTVVGGRIHQTRLEKRGGSRGRVPPAPPPSDARPTAVLPHPGGSG, translated from the coding sequence ATGAACACGATCCGCGATCGGGGAGAGCGGGGCGCCGCGGTTCTGCGCCGCTTCTCGCGCTCCACGACGATGACCCTGCTGTGCGTGGTGCTCGCCGGCTACCTCGCGCTGGGGTTGGCCTCCTCCGGCTCGTTCCTCGAGGGCCCTTCGGTGCGGACCTTCCTGCGGTACCTGGCCACCCCTGTCCTCATCGGGCTGGCCCAGATGGTCGCGCTGTGCGTCGGACAGCTCAACCTCGCGGTCGGCGCGCTCGGCGGCTTCACCGCCTGCCTGATGGGCGTCCTGATGGCCGACCAGGGGGTGCCCGCCGGGGTCGCGGTGGCGGCCGGTGTGCTGGCGGCCACCGCCATCGGCCTGGTGACCGGCCTGTGCATCGTGGCGACGAAGATCAACGGTTTCATCGTCACCCTCGGGACGATGACGATCCTCCAGGGGGCGCAGTATTGGCTGGTGGGCACGCGCACCGTCGACGGATACTCCGCGGGCCTGAAGGACCTCGGCAGGGCGGCCCCGCTGAACGTCCCGCTGGTGTTCGTCACCGCTCTGGCCGCCGCGGCCCTGCTCGCCGCCTTCCTGTACCGCAGTACCGCCGGCCGGCGGCTCCTGGCGGCCGGTGGCAACCCGCTGGCGGCCAGGCTCTCGGGCATCTCCACCGACCGGCAGATCGTGCTCGCCCACACCCTGTCCGGGCTGTTGATCGGCGTGGCCGCCCTGACCGCGACGGCGTCGCTGCCCGGAGTCAACCGCAGTGTCGGCGGCGACTGGCTGCTGCCCAGCTTCGCGGCCCCCATCATCGGCGGCGTGGCGCTCACCGGAGGGTCGGTCGCCGTGCTGGGCACGGTGCTGGCGGCCTTCGTGATGCGGCTCATCGACGCCGCTCGCGCACAGTTCTCGCTCGATCCGAGCTGGGTGAACTTCCTCATTGGCGTGGTCGTGCTCGGCACGGTGGTCGGTGGCCGTATTCACCAGACCCGGCTGGAGAAGCGGGGCGGTTCGCGCGGCCGCGTACCGCCCGCACCACCGCCGAGTGACGCGCGACCGACTGCCGTCCTGCCGCACCCGGGAGGTTCCGGATGA
- a CDS encoding GntR family transcriptional regulator yields MPPHDTSALGAPREGHGRDLSPTRQALSDSVYENIKAMVMDHEITPGARVSIEALARALSVSPTPIREALARLESDGLVVKRPLSGYRTTELLTRQGLAELFEMRQLLEPKAAALAADNASEAQLDGIERIAEEMQSHSGTAGRYAAYRDFAALDQRFHDAIAQASGRPLLADAVERLHSHLHIFRLSSVLDAEDPTLAEHQRVLHAILRRNPDRAAEAMAEHLARSLRRQLSQDDKS; encoded by the coding sequence ATGCCGCCGCACGACACCTCCGCGCTCGGGGCACCGCGCGAAGGGCACGGCCGCGACCTGTCCCCCACCCGTCAGGCCCTGTCGGACAGCGTCTACGAGAACATCAAGGCCATGGTCATGGACCATGAGATCACCCCCGGCGCGCGCGTCAGCATCGAGGCGCTGGCCCGCGCGCTGAGCGTCTCACCGACCCCCATCCGGGAGGCGCTGGCCCGGCTGGAGTCCGACGGTCTGGTGGTGAAGAGGCCGCTCTCGGGGTACCGCACCACCGAGCTGCTGACCCGCCAGGGGCTCGCGGAGCTCTTCGAGATGCGGCAGTTGCTGGAGCCGAAAGCGGCCGCGCTCGCCGCGGACAACGCCAGTGAGGCTCAGCTCGACGGCATCGAGCGGATCGCGGAGGAGATGCAGTCCCATTCGGGGACCGCCGGGCGCTATGCGGCCTACCGCGACTTCGCCGCCCTCGACCAGCGCTTCCATGACGCGATCGCGCAGGCGTCCGGGCGGCCACTGCTCGCGGACGCGGTGGAGCGGCTCCATTCCCATCTGCACATCTTCAGGCTCAGCAGCGTTCTCGACGCCGAGGACCCCACCCTCGCCGAGCACCAGCGCGTGCTGCACGCGATATTGCGCCGCAACCCCGACCGAGCGGCCGAGGCGATGGCGGAGCACCTCGCCCGCAGCCTCCGGCGCCAGCTCAGCCAGGACGACAAGTCCTGA
- a CDS encoding mandelate racemase/muconate lactonizing enzyme family protein, with amino-acid sequence MSIITTATAKLADIAVETDRTDAVQSFVKQETVLVDITTVDGSTGTGYAYTIGTGGTSVLALLRDHLLPTLIGQDARNVEALWQRLFALTRATTTGAITSLALAAVDTALWDVRCKRAGEPLWRLAGGHRQDVPVYDTEGGWLHLTADDLVKGALQAQKSGWDGVKIKVGKPHAAEDAERLRAVREAVGPSLHIMTDANQSQTMSSALQLAAALEPYDPYWIEEPLPADDISGHARLARATRIPVAVGESLYSPQQFRTYLETGAASIVQVDAARIGGITPWLKVAHTAESHNVMVCPHFLMELHVSLVAAVPNGRFVEYIPQLRAVTRGELTIRDGRAVAPDVPGIGIDWDMDAIDDRRVA; translated from the coding sequence ATGAGCATCATCACGACCGCCACGGCCAAGCTGGCCGACATCGCCGTGGAGACGGACCGCACCGACGCGGTGCAGTCCTTCGTCAAGCAGGAGACGGTCCTGGTCGACATCACCACGGTGGACGGCAGCACGGGGACCGGCTACGCCTACACCATCGGCACCGGCGGAACCTCCGTACTGGCCCTGCTGCGGGACCATCTGCTGCCCACCCTCATCGGGCAGGACGCGCGCAATGTCGAGGCGCTGTGGCAGCGGCTGTTCGCCCTGACCCGCGCCACCACCACCGGAGCCATCACCTCGCTCGCGCTCGCCGCCGTCGACACCGCGCTGTGGGACGTGCGTTGCAAGCGCGCGGGCGAGCCGCTGTGGCGGCTGGCCGGCGGCCACCGCCAGGACGTTCCCGTCTACGACACCGAGGGCGGCTGGCTCCATTTGACCGCCGACGACCTGGTGAAGGGTGCGCTCCAGGCCCAGAAGTCCGGGTGGGACGGTGTCAAGATCAAGGTGGGCAAGCCGCATGCCGCCGAGGACGCCGAGCGCCTGCGCGCCGTACGAGAGGCAGTCGGCCCCTCGCTGCACATCATGACCGACGCCAACCAGTCGCAGACGATGTCCTCGGCCCTCCAACTGGCGGCCGCGCTGGAGCCCTACGACCCGTACTGGATCGAGGAGCCCCTGCCGGCGGACGACATCAGCGGCCATGCCCGGCTGGCGCGTGCGACACGGATTCCCGTCGCCGTCGGCGAGTCCCTGTACTCGCCCCAGCAGTTCCGCACCTACCTCGAGACGGGCGCCGCTTCCATCGTGCAGGTCGACGCCGCCCGCATCGGCGGGATCACCCCGTGGCTCAAGGTCGCCCACACGGCGGAGAGCCACAACGTCATGGTGTGCCCGCACTTCCTGATGGAACTGCATGTCAGCCTCGTGGCCGCCGTGCCCAACGGCAGGTTCGTCGAGTACATCCCACAGCTGCGGGCCGTCACCCGCGGCGAGCTGACGATCCGCGACGGGCGGGCCGTGGCGCCCGACGTTCCGGGGATCGGCATCGACTGGGACATGGACGCCATCGACGACCGGAGGGTGGCATGA
- a CDS encoding chitinase → MNMRLLHRPAVRGILGVAAAAALLTGLTSVPASGAVAATGQITGVGGKCVDVAGANNANGTPIQLYDCNGSAAQQWTVGGDGTIRALGKCLDVASGGTADGSLVQLYDCNGSAAQQWSLPAARDIVNPQADKCLDATGGSSANGTRLQIWTCTGAANQKWTAPDGGSTPPTGPGAMAVAPYLYNGWGSPPSPTTVMNATGVKWFTLAFVLSNGYCNPQWDGGRPLTGGVDQQTINTVRSAGGDVIPSFGGWSGNKLESSCGSAGELAAAYQKVINAYGLKAIDIDIEAAAYDSPTVQQRTVDALKTVKANNPGIKVYITFGTGQNGPDNSLISKAAASGLTVDSWTIMPFNFGGAGQNMGQLTLRAAEGLKNTVKSAYGYTDDQAYRHTGISSMNGITDNGETVTVNDFRTILGYAQQRHLARLTFWSVNRDRPCTGGGADTCSGVSQQPWDFTRVFAQYAG, encoded by the coding sequence ATGAACATGAGACTCCTGCACAGACCCGCGGTGCGCGGCATCCTGGGCGTGGCGGCCGCCGCCGCCCTCCTCACCGGGCTGACCAGCGTTCCCGCGAGTGGTGCCGTGGCGGCTACCGGACAGATCACCGGTGTCGGCGGCAAGTGTGTGGACGTGGCGGGCGCCAACAACGCCAACGGCACACCGATCCAGCTCTACGACTGCAACGGGTCCGCCGCGCAGCAGTGGACCGTTGGTGGCGATGGCACGATCCGTGCGCTGGGGAAGTGTCTGGACGTGGCGTCGGGTGGCACGGCCGACGGCAGCCTGGTCCAGCTCTATGACTGCAATGGCAGTGCGGCGCAGCAGTGGTCCCTCCCGGCGGCGCGCGACATCGTCAATCCGCAGGCCGACAAGTGCCTGGATGCCACCGGTGGCAGTTCGGCCAACGGCACCCGGCTGCAGATATGGACCTGCACCGGTGCCGCCAACCAGAAGTGGACGGCGCCGGACGGTGGCAGCACTCCGCCGACCGGGCCGGGAGCCATGGCCGTGGCCCCGTACCTCTACAACGGCTGGGGCAGCCCGCCGAGCCCCACCACCGTGATGAACGCGACCGGCGTCAAGTGGTTCACGCTCGCCTTCGTCCTCAGCAACGGCTACTGCAACCCGCAGTGGGACGGTGGCCGTCCGCTCACCGGAGGCGTCGACCAGCAGACCATCAACACCGTGCGGTCCGCCGGTGGCGATGTCATCCCGTCCTTCGGCGGCTGGAGCGGCAACAAGCTGGAGAGCTCCTGCGGCAGTGCGGGCGAGCTGGCCGCCGCGTACCAGAAGGTCATCAACGCCTACGGTCTCAAGGCGATCGACATCGACATCGAGGCCGCCGCGTATGACAGCCCGACCGTCCAGCAGCGCACGGTCGACGCGCTGAAGACCGTCAAGGCCAACAACCCAGGTATCAAGGTGTACATCACCTTCGGCACCGGCCAGAACGGCCCCGACAACAGCCTGATCAGCAAGGCCGCCGCTTCCGGTCTGACCGTGGACAGCTGGACCATCATGCCGTTCAACTTCGGGGGAGCCGGGCAGAACATGGGCCAGCTCACCCTCCGCGCCGCCGAGGGGCTCAAGAATACGGTCAAGAGCGCCTACGGATACACGGATGACCAGGCGTACCGGCACACCGGCATCTCCTCGATGAACGGCATCACCGACAACGGCGAGACCGTGACCGTGAACGACTTCCGCACCATCCTGGGCTATGCCCAGCAGCGGCACCTCGCGCGGCTGACCTTCTGGTCGGTCAACCGTGACCGGCCCTGCACCGGTGGCGGAGCCGACACCTGCTCGGGCGTCTCCCAGCAGCCGTGGGACTTCACCCGCGTCTTCGCCCAGTATGCGGGCTGA
- a CDS encoding WD40 repeat domain-containing protein gives MSTDMYGVRVLAVDPDELRVRFLVFAVYYDVASCTHIPLPNEEPNTFLHFLWEAASGYLGDGDERTGPLGRVVSTDQLLDYEWADTNARRFISRVERVELRNYPLTEAQWEKMYDFYYERDGSWKDEELLVQAEYEIRVTDRKWLEPLSVGDGWGSAAFPLNGDSWTAEDSPHLPDLARPAVTLRPYQTTTGSVTYDHITGMDFSDDGTYLALCSDQGRVWVYDTADWSEVVHTRAGDWIVPLMMWVPGGHILVVKGYSSGGEIEEEKQWAYDVDRRAEVDAPFQRGHLRSRDGAYRISPNGAGEGGFDVHGDEPEPSRRISHAGEWDPIQCTAFSGDSSRLFLGAQQNLYVVDPATGEVIDKVGDASKRLFTLASNGDGSYLAVGSFSRKLGYLDFREERPHELCVWRMADKKIILGRQLRTYVDALSWSPDGRWLAAALEPLAKKGFHEGRTELAIFPMGPVDD, from the coding sequence ATGTCGACCGACATGTACGGCGTACGGGTTCTTGCCGTGGACCCCGATGAACTCCGCGTCAGATTCCTGGTGTTCGCCGTCTACTACGACGTCGCGTCGTGCACCCACATCCCGCTGCCGAACGAGGAGCCCAACACCTTCCTGCACTTCCTCTGGGAGGCCGCGTCCGGCTATCTGGGCGACGGTGACGAGCGCACGGGCCCGCTCGGGCGGGTCGTGAGCACCGACCAGCTCCTCGACTACGAATGGGCCGACACCAACGCCCGCCGGTTCATCTCCCGGGTCGAGCGTGTGGAGCTGCGCAACTACCCGCTGACCGAAGCCCAGTGGGAGAAGATGTACGACTTCTACTACGAGCGCGATGGCTCCTGGAAGGACGAGGAGCTGCTGGTCCAGGCCGAGTACGAGATCCGGGTCACCGACCGCAAGTGGCTGGAGCCGCTGAGCGTGGGCGACGGCTGGGGCTCGGCGGCCTTCCCGCTCAACGGCGACAGCTGGACGGCCGAGGACTCCCCGCACCTACCCGACCTGGCCCGACCGGCCGTCACCCTGCGGCCGTATCAGACCACGACCGGCAGCGTCACCTACGACCACATCACCGGGATGGACTTCTCCGACGACGGCACGTACCTGGCCCTGTGCAGCGATCAGGGTCGGGTGTGGGTCTATGACACGGCCGACTGGAGCGAGGTGGTGCACACCCGCGCCGGTGACTGGATCGTGCCGCTGATGATGTGGGTGCCGGGCGGGCACATTCTCGTGGTCAAGGGCTACAGCAGCGGCGGTGAGATCGAGGAGGAGAAGCAGTGGGCCTATGACGTCGACCGGCGGGCGGAGGTCGACGCGCCGTTCCAGCGCGGACATCTGCGCTCCCGCGACGGCGCGTACCGCATCAGCCCGAATGGTGCGGGCGAGGGCGGCTTCGACGTGCACGGCGACGAGCCCGAGCCCTCCCGCCGGATATCCCACGCCGGCGAGTGGGATCCGATCCAGTGCACGGCCTTCTCCGGCGACTCCTCGCGGCTCTTCCTCGGCGCGCAGCAGAACCTCTACGTCGTCGACCCGGCCACGGGCGAGGTGATCGACAAGGTCGGCGATGCCTCGAAACGGCTGTTCACCCTCGCCTCCAACGGGGACGGCAGCTATCTCGCCGTCGGCAGCTTCAGCCGCAAGCTGGGCTATCTGGACTTCCGCGAGGAGCGCCCGCACGAACTGTGCGTATGGCGGATGGCCGACAAGAAGATCATCCTCGGCCGCCAGTTGCGCACCTACGTCGACGCGCTGAGCTGGTCCCCGGACGGCCGCTGGCTCGCCGCCGCCCTGGAACCCCTCGCCAAGAAGGGCTTCCACGAGGGCAGGACCGAGCTGGCCATCTTCCCGATGGGCCCGGTCGACGACTGA
- a CDS encoding sugar ABC transporter substrate-binding protein, producing the protein MGFRTGSVLPGVIAVVVLAAGSAACTLKNSGEPTGGQGPASARAGGGSAVLADGSATKVALVPGGAHPYFQPWKSAGADAKKTYRLGGVTFDETAEWDQQKQNNLLSTLAARGYNAFGVFGVSPTDINTTFADLKSQGLVVASLGSCPAGRNEADFCLSTDVELAAYKAAKAAIDAMGGKGTIVHLTGNNVDANTQLRIKGVARAVKESGGKAKLLQTVTDIDKDLQTAQKAVSDLLTAKGKQIQGIVSTAYNPAVAAADAVKSSGSRAKVVAIDDDAKILSSIKQGTVTATVVQNPVGQAKVGAWALALLQTKQCTMRRPGQSVDSGSFVVTKKNLTTYDRARKAKTDQLKKRFADDVLACG; encoded by the coding sequence ATGGGTTTCCGGACTGGATCTGTACTGCCGGGAGTGATCGCCGTCGTGGTGCTGGCCGCGGGTTCGGCAGCCTGCACGCTCAAGAACTCGGGTGAGCCGACGGGCGGGCAGGGCCCCGCGTCCGCGCGGGCGGGTGGTGGCTCGGCCGTGCTCGCGGACGGGTCGGCCACCAAGGTCGCGCTCGTGCCCGGCGGGGCTCACCCCTACTTTCAGCCCTGGAAGTCCGCCGGCGCCGACGCGAAGAAGACGTACCGGCTCGGGGGCGTGACGTTCGACGAGACGGCGGAGTGGGACCAGCAGAAGCAGAACAATCTGCTGTCCACGCTCGCCGCGCGCGGCTACAACGCGTTCGGTGTCTTCGGGGTCTCGCCCACCGACATCAACACCACGTTCGCGGACCTGAAGTCGCAGGGCCTCGTCGTGGCCTCGCTCGGCTCCTGCCCGGCGGGCAGGAACGAGGCCGACTTCTGCCTCTCCACGGATGTCGAACTCGCCGCGTACAAGGCGGCCAAGGCCGCCATCGACGCGATGGGCGGCAAGGGCACGATCGTCCATCTGACGGGCAACAACGTGGACGCCAACACCCAGCTGCGGATCAAGGGCGTGGCCCGGGCCGTCAAGGAGTCGGGCGGCAAAGCGAAGCTGCTGCAGACCGTCACCGACATCGACAAGGATCTGCAGACCGCGCAGAAGGCGGTGTCCGACCTGCTGACGGCCAAGGGCAAGCAGATCCAGGGCATTGTCTCCACCGCCTACAACCCGGCCGTCGCCGCCGCCGACGCGGTCAAAAGCTCCGGTTCGCGGGCGAAGGTCGTCGCCATCGACGACGACGCCAAGATCCTCAGCTCGATCAAGCAGGGCACGGTCACCGCCACCGTCGTGCAGAACCCGGTGGGACAGGCGAAGGTCGGGGCGTGGGCGCTCGCGCTGCTGCAGACGAAGCAGTGCACCATGCGCAGGCCCGGCCAGTCCGTCGACTCCGGCTCGTTCGTCGTCACCAAGAAGAACCTCACGACCTACGACCGTGCCCGGAAGGCGAAGACCGATCAGCTGAAGAAGAGGTTCGCCGACGACGTCCTCGCGTGCGGCTGA